One stretch of Bacteroidota bacterium DNA includes these proteins:
- a CDS encoding enoyl-CoA hydratase-related protein: MAYETLLISKQDGFALIQINRPQALNALNSQVLRELFEALSALDNDSDVKCSVITGNEKAFAAGADIKEMMEKNAEKMFNDNQFEPFYKLRTIKKPMIAAVSGFALGGGCELVMTCDIIIASESAKFGQPEINLGVIPGMGGSQRLTRAVGKYRAMELLLTGDMFSADDALKFGLVNKIVPNEFLLEEAKAFARKIASKPLMAVITSKEMVNKADDLSLEDGIKYERRKFANLYDTEDQKEGMKAFVEKRKAVWKDK; this comes from the coding sequence ATGGCTTACGAAACATTACTTATATCAAAACAAGACGGTTTTGCCCTAATTCAAATCAATCGCCCACAAGCACTGAATGCGCTTAACTCACAAGTGCTTCGGGAATTATTTGAAGCACTCTCTGCGCTCGACAACGACAGCGATGTGAAATGCTCTGTTATTACAGGAAATGAAAAGGCATTCGCAGCGGGAGCGGATATAAAAGAAATGATGGAGAAAAATGCTGAGAAGATGTTCAACGATAATCAGTTTGAACCATTTTATAAACTGCGCACGATTAAAAAACCGATGATCGCAGCCGTAAGTGGATTTGCACTCGGTGGCGGATGTGAATTGGTGATGACGTGTGACATCATTATAGCAAGTGAATCTGCTAAATTTGGCCAACCGGAAATCAATCTTGGCGTGATTCCAGGAATGGGCGGATCTCAGCGGCTCACGAGAGCGGTAGGTAAATATAGAGCAATGGAATTACTTCTTACCGGCGACATGTTCTCTGCCGATGATGCATTAAAATTTGGACTCGTAAATAAAATCGTACCGAACGAATTTTTGCTGGAAGAAGCAAAAGCATTTGCAAGGAAAATTGCGAGCAAACCGTTGATGGCTGTCATCACTTCAAAAGAGATGGTGAACAAAGCGGATGATCTTTCCCTTGAGGATGGAATAAAATATGAACGGCGCAAATTTGCCAATCTTTACGATACCGAAGATCAAAAAGAGGGGATGAAAGCTTTTGTGGAAAAACGGAAAGCGGTGTGGAAAGACAAATAG